The proteins below are encoded in one region of Reichenbachiella sp. 5M10:
- a CDS encoding aspartate carbamoyltransferase catalytic subunit has protein sequence MSQLSSKHLLGIKDLTREDIQLIFETADNFKDVINRPIKKVPSLRDITIANVFFENSTRTKLSFELAEKRLSADVINFSASGSSVKKGETLLDTVNNILAMKVDMIVMRHSSPGAPHFLSNHINANIVNAGDGTHEHPTQALLDTYSMRERVGDLEGKNVAIIGDIIHSRVALSNIFALQKLGANVMICGPATLVPKYISSFGVKVVSDVRQALEWCDIANVLRIQLERQQIKYFPSLREYSLYFGVNKQLLDSLNKEIVIMHPGPINRGVELTSDVADSHHSIILDQVENGVATRMAVLYLLASVA, from the coding sequence ATGAGTCAGTTAAGTAGCAAACATTTATTGGGTATCAAGGATTTGACCAGAGAGGATATCCAATTGATATTCGAAACTGCAGACAATTTCAAGGACGTCATCAATCGACCGATCAAGAAAGTACCTTCGCTGCGGGACATTACCATTGCCAACGTTTTCTTTGAGAACTCTACACGGACTAAATTGTCTTTCGAATTGGCAGAAAAGCGACTCTCTGCGGATGTGATTAATTTTTCTGCATCGGGTAGTTCGGTCAAAAAGGGAGAGACGCTACTCGATACGGTCAACAACATCTTAGCGATGAAAGTAGATATGATCGTGATGAGGCATAGCTCTCCAGGGGCGCCCCACTTTCTTTCCAATCACATCAATGCCAACATTGTCAATGCGGGTGATGGGACGCATGAGCACCCCACGCAAGCTTTGTTGGATACTTATTCGATGCGCGAACGCGTTGGAGATTTGGAGGGAAAGAATGTCGCAATCATTGGAGATATCATTCATTCTCGAGTGGCTCTGTCCAATATCTTTGCTTTGCAGAAGCTAGGTGCCAATGTCATGATCTGTGGGCCAGCTACGCTGGTGCCCAAGTATATTTCTTCCTTTGGTGTCAAAGTTGTTTCAGACGTGCGTCAAGCTTTAGAATGGTGCGATATAGCCAATGTATTGAGGATACAATTGGAGAGACAACAAATCAAGTATTTTCCTTCTTTGAGAGAGTATTCACTGTATTTTGGGGTGAATAAACAGCTCTTGGATAGTTTGAACAAGGAAATTGTCATCATGCACCCAGGTCCAATCAATAGGGGAGTGGAATTGACGAGTGATGTAGCTGATTCTCATCACTCTATTATTTTGGATCAAGTCGAAAATGGTGTAGCAACGAGAATGGCTGTTTTGTATCTCTTGGCAAGTGTAGCCTGA
- the pyrR gene encoding bifunctional pyr operon transcriptional regulator/uracil phosphoribosyltransferase PyrR has protein sequence MQKRLLLNNKHLSITISRLCHQLIENHQAFENTVLIGLQPKGVYLAERIKSKLEEIIQKPIEIGYLDITFYRDDFRRREEPLTPNETKIPFIIEDKNVILIDDVLYTGRSVKSAMDAMSAFGRPAKVEFLALIDRIHSRHIPVEANYIGKQVNTVFSQKVLVELTEQGKKEDKIWLIDKSKS, from the coding sequence ATGCAGAAAAGACTCCTACTTAATAACAAACACTTAAGTATCACGATTTCCCGCCTTTGTCATCAGCTTATTGAAAATCATCAAGCTTTTGAAAATACAGTTTTGATTGGCCTTCAGCCAAAAGGAGTGTATTTGGCCGAAAGAATAAAATCCAAGCTGGAAGAGATCATCCAAAAGCCTATTGAGATAGGGTATTTGGATATTACCTTTTACCGAGATGATTTCAGAAGGCGCGAGGAACCGTTGACTCCCAACGAGACGAAAATTCCCTTTATCATAGAGGATAAAAACGTGATTTTGATTGATGATGTACTCTATACGGGTAGGTCAGTCAAGTCTGCCATGGATGCTATGAGTGCCTTTGGACGTCCAGCCAAGGTGGAGTTTCTGGCCCTGATCGATCGGATTCATAGTAGACATATTCCAGTAGAAGCCAATTATATTGGCAAGCAAGTCAATACGGTTTTTTCACAAAAGGTATTGGTGGAACTCACCGAACAAGGCAAGAAAGAAGATAAAATTTGGTTGATTGATAAATCTAAATCATGA
- a CDS encoding EVE domain-containing protein — MNYWLIKTEPNTYSWDDFVKRGRDHWDGVRNYAARKHMMEMQRGDLALFYHSVKEKSIVGIAKVVKEHYPDPTTDDQRWVVVDLVPERALDVPVSLDTVKNDVRLSQMVLVHNARLSVQPVTPQEFEVISTLGSK; from the coding sequence ATGAATTACTGGCTTATCAAAACAGAACCGAACACGTACTCTTGGGATGACTTTGTCAAACGAGGAAGGGATCATTGGGACGGGGTACGTAATTATGCAGCGCGCAAACATATGATGGAAATGCAACGAGGGGATTTGGCGTTGTTTTACCACAGCGTCAAAGAAAAATCCATCGTCGGAATCGCAAAAGTAGTCAAGGAACACTATCCTGATCCGACGACTGATGATCAGCGATGGGTGGTGGTGGATTTGGTGCCAGAGCGTGCATTGGATGTGCCTGTTTCGCTGGATACTGTCAAAAACGATGTGCGATTGTCCCAGATGGTGCTGGTACACAATGCTCGACTCTCTGTACAGCCTGTGACCCCTCAAGAGTTTGAGGTCATTTCTACATTAGGAAGTAAATAA
- a CDS encoding pitrilysin family protein: MEYELVELSNKIRVVHKQVPHTKVAHCAIMLDIGSRDEKAGQEGIAHFWEHMAFKGTNKRRAYHIINRLESLGGELNAYTTKEKICFYATILDKHLDKSVELLTDITFNSIFPEAQITKERQVILEEMSMYLDDPEDAIQDQLDQQVFKGHALGENILGTRESVNRFATEDFHTFLQDNMDTSRIVLSSMGSYSMTQLLKAVRKYLEAIPMLSQPRVRQRVNGFAPSILTESRDITQAHIGLGTRAFNIYSDNRVPFFVLNNILGGNSMTSKLNLSLREKYGLVYHAESNFQAFSDTGMFSLFYATEPSKVKKSLEIVYREMERLKMDLLGVKQLQTAKDQIKGQLAISEENNQNYMLMMAKSILNFNKIESLDAVFAKIDSVSAVLLQELANEILDRDKMCQLTYIPNK; the protein is encoded by the coding sequence GTGGAGTACGAACTGGTAGAATTGTCCAATAAAATAAGAGTGGTGCACAAGCAGGTACCGCACACCAAGGTGGCACATTGTGCGATCATGCTGGACATAGGAAGTAGGGATGAAAAAGCAGGGCAAGAAGGGATTGCGCACTTCTGGGAGCACATGGCGTTTAAAGGGACCAACAAACGGAGAGCTTACCACATCATCAATCGTCTCGAATCACTGGGGGGAGAACTCAATGCCTACACCACGAAGGAGAAGATCTGTTTTTATGCGACGATTTTGGACAAGCACCTCGACAAGTCTGTGGAGTTGTTGACTGATATTACATTCAATTCGATTTTTCCTGAAGCGCAAATCACCAAAGAACGTCAAGTGATCCTCGAAGAGATGTCGATGTATCTCGATGACCCAGAGGATGCCATTCAAGATCAGTTGGATCAGCAGGTGTTTAAGGGGCATGCTTTGGGGGAGAATATTCTTGGGACACGTGAGAGTGTCAACCGTTTTGCTACGGAGGATTTTCACACGTTCTTGCAAGATAATATGGATACCTCTCGTATTGTTTTGTCTTCGATGGGTAGCTATTCGATGACTCAATTGCTCAAAGCAGTCAGAAAATACCTAGAAGCAATCCCGATGCTCAGTCAGCCTAGGGTTCGTCAGCGTGTCAATGGTTTTGCCCCTTCAATATTGACAGAGTCTCGGGACATCACCCAAGCGCACATTGGCTTAGGTACGCGCGCATTCAATATCTACTCGGACAATCGGGTGCCATTTTTTGTACTCAACAATATCCTGGGAGGCAACAGCATGACCTCCAAACTCAACTTGTCACTGCGTGAAAAATATGGATTGGTCTATCATGCAGAGAGTAATTTTCAGGCTTTTTCCGATACGGGTATGTTTTCACTCTTTTACGCGACCGAACCCAGCAAAGTCAAAAAGTCATTGGAGATCGTATATCGAGAGATGGAAAGACTCAAAATGGACCTTTTGGGAGTCAAACAGTTGCAGACAGCCAAAGACCAAATCAAGGGACAATTGGCGATTTCAGAGGAAAACAACCAGAATTATATGTTGATGATGGCCAAGAGTATTCTGAATTTCAATAAGATTGAATCCTTAGATGCTGTGTTTGCTAAAATTGATTCTGTGAGTGCTGTTCTGCTCCAAGAACTAGCCAACGAAATACTGGATCGTGACAAGATGTGTCAACTGACATACATCCCCAACAAATAG
- a CDS encoding aminopeptidase P family protein: MKYHPINKDLFVKNRAKFSQRLKPNSVAILNSSDIMPTTADGTLPFKQDANLFYLSSIDQEESILLIAPDFPNESMREILFLRRTNEDIAIWEGHKYTKEEAIEASGVQHILWLDSFESTLNTILAETENIYLDSNEHIRNASSVETRTARFTKWCKAVYPLHRYERIAPLLTDLRCIKEPEEIKQIQHACDITEKGFRRILEFTKPGVWEYEIEAEYIYEFLRNRATGFGYEPIIASGANSCVLHYVENNKQCKDGDLILFDVGAEYANYNADMSRTIPVNGKFSKRQKDIYNAVLRVKNAATEMLVPGNAIPEYHKEVGKLMESELIALGLLRKSDVEKQDPNNPAYKRYFMHGTSHHLGINVHDVASIYKKFEPGMVLTVEPGIYVREEGIGVRIEDNILITETGQKNLMKNIPVHADEIESLMNS; the protein is encoded by the coding sequence ATGAAATATCACCCGATAAATAAGGACCTATTCGTCAAAAACAGGGCGAAATTTAGCCAAAGGCTCAAACCAAATTCTGTCGCTATACTTAACTCTAGCGACATCATGCCTACCACAGCAGACGGTACGCTTCCTTTCAAACAAGACGCCAATCTCTTCTACCTATCCAGCATAGATCAAGAAGAGTCCATACTACTGATCGCTCCGGACTTTCCCAACGAATCGATGCGAGAGATACTCTTTCTACGTCGAACGAACGAAGATATAGCCATCTGGGAAGGTCATAAATACACCAAAGAAGAGGCCATTGAAGCTTCAGGTGTACAACACATTCTTTGGCTCGACTCCTTCGAAAGCACGCTCAACACCATCCTGGCAGAGACCGAAAACATCTATCTCGACAGCAATGAGCACATCCGAAATGCCTCCTCGGTAGAAACCCGAACGGCACGTTTCACCAAGTGGTGCAAGGCCGTCTATCCACTTCACCGCTACGAGCGCATTGCCCCTCTCTTGACTGACCTTCGATGCATCAAAGAACCCGAAGAAATCAAGCAAATCCAACACGCTTGTGACATCACTGAAAAAGGGTTTCGAAGAATATTGGAATTCACAAAACCTGGCGTCTGGGAATACGAAATCGAGGCTGAGTACATTTATGAGTTTTTGCGAAACCGTGCAACTGGATTTGGGTACGAACCCATCATCGCTTCTGGAGCCAACTCCTGTGTACTACACTATGTCGAAAACAACAAGCAATGCAAGGATGGTGATTTGATCCTCTTTGATGTAGGAGCCGAATATGCCAACTACAATGCAGACATGTCTCGTACAATCCCCGTGAATGGAAAATTCAGTAAACGACAAAAAGACATTTACAATGCCGTCCTACGTGTCAAAAATGCCGCTACGGAAATGCTAGTGCCGGGCAATGCCATCCCCGAATACCACAAAGAAGTCGGCAAACTCATGGAAAGCGAATTGATCGCATTGGGCCTACTCCGTAAATCCGATGTAGAAAAACAAGATCCAAACAACCCTGCGTACAAGAGGTATTTCATGCATGGCACGTCTCACCACCTCGGTATCAATGTCCACGATGTAGCAAGTATCTACAAGAAGTTCGAGCCAGGAATGGTCCTCACAGTAGAGCCAGGCATCTACGTCCGGGAAGAAGGCATCGGTGTTCGAATCGAGGACAACATCCTCATCACTGAAACTGGTCAAAAGAACCTGATGAAAAACATCCCTGTACATGCGGATGAGATCGAAAGTCTCATGAACAGCTAA
- the fabD gene encoding ACP S-malonyltransferase yields the protein MKAYVFPGQGAQFSGMGKDLYESSAQAKSYFDTANEILGFDITKVMFEGSADELKETKVTQPAVFIHSAVTALVHDDFAPDMVAGHSLGEFSALVANKALGFEDALKLVSQRALAMQKACEMNPSTMAAILGLDDAVVEEICESIEGVVPANYNCPGQLVISGTNEGIAAACEKMKEAGAKRALPLPVGGAFHSPLMEPAREELAAAIEATTFSSPICPVYQNYDAKAHSDIIEIKSNLISQLTAPVRWTQSVQEMVAAGASQFVECGPGKVLQGLVKKIHREAEVSGL from the coding sequence ATGAAAGCATATGTATTCCCTGGACAGGGGGCTCAATTTTCGGGAATGGGCAAAGACTTGTATGAAAGTTCCGCTCAAGCGAAATCTTATTTTGATACTGCCAATGAAATTCTCGGTTTCGATATTACCAAAGTGATGTTTGAAGGTAGTGCGGACGAATTGAAAGAAACAAAAGTGACACAGCCTGCTGTTTTTATTCATTCTGCAGTGACTGCCTTGGTTCATGATGATTTTGCGCCTGATATGGTAGCGGGGCACTCATTGGGTGAGTTTTCTGCTTTGGTAGCCAACAAGGCACTAGGTTTTGAGGATGCTTTGAAGCTGGTGTCTCAGCGTGCACTAGCGATGCAAAAGGCTTGTGAGATGAACCCGTCGACGATGGCGGCTATCCTCGGACTAGACGATGCAGTGGTAGAGGAGATATGTGAGTCAATAGAAGGAGTCGTACCAGCCAACTACAATTGCCCAGGGCAACTTGTGATTTCTGGAACCAACGAAGGGATCGCTGCTGCGTGTGAAAAAATGAAGGAAGCAGGCGCTAAGCGTGCCTTGCCATTGCCCGTGGGAGGGGCCTTTCATAGTCCGCTGATGGAGCCTGCTCGTGAGGAGTTGGCCGCTGCGATCGAAGCGACTACTTTTAGTTCTCCGATATGTCCTGTCTATCAAAATTATGACGCCAAAGCGCATAGCGATATCATTGAGATCAAGAGCAATTTGATCTCTCAATTGACTGCACCGGTACGCTGGACACAGTCTGTACAAGAGATGGTAGCCGCTGGAGCAAGTCAGTTCGTAGAGTGTGGCCCGGGCAAAGTATTGCAAGGCTTGGTGAAGAAGATTCACCGTGAGGCAGAAGTTAGTGGCTTGTAA
- a CDS encoding thiol-disulfide oxidoreductase DCC family protein, protein MGQNIEIDQLNHVLLYDGVCKFCNSSVNFVLEHEKNDQLKFAQLQSPLGVRILEAYGYPKDYAESILYLSAGQLQSKSKAALRISGYLRRPWSWLQVFGVLPGGLTDCMYGIIARNRYKWFGKADACILPPPNHRERFLE, encoded by the coding sequence GTGGGTCAAAATATTGAGATAGATCAATTGAATCACGTGTTGCTCTACGACGGAGTTTGCAAGTTTTGCAATAGCTCCGTGAATTTTGTGCTAGAGCACGAAAAGAACGATCAACTCAAGTTTGCTCAGCTTCAGTCCCCACTAGGAGTGCGTATACTCGAAGCGTACGGTTATCCGAAAGACTATGCGGAGAGTATCTTGTATCTGTCTGCAGGACAACTCCAATCAAAATCCAAGGCGGCTCTTCGTATTTCTGGATATCTTAGAAGGCCTTGGTCTTGGCTGCAGGTGTTTGGGGTTTTGCCTGGAGGACTTACCGATTGTATGTATGGCATCATTGCCCGAAATCGCTACAAGTGGTTTGGCAAAGCGGATGCGTGCATCCTGCCACCGCCAAACCATAGGGAGAGGTTTTTAGAATGA
- a CDS encoding gliding motility-associated C-terminal domain-containing protein: MNKYLKIQSIVSLGILLLLSRGTFATHIRAGEIIAERISTSTLTYRFSVIGYTDTGSNVVFGGGDIDFGDGVVLNLMEHSESNRTIVLEDEVAYNVFTIVHTFQGAGRYTIRYNEQNRNAGVVNMSNSVDTPFYIQTELLIDPLFGRNDTPVFLIPPVDKGAEGAIFLHNPGAYDPDGDSLSYHMVVPQQFFDRPVNDYKDPNDPSFYSNYLEGNQEGDGPPTFKIDSINGNLEWDAPGTKGEYNIAFVVKEWREYEGQWFNLGAVTRDMQIIIEETDNKPPEIIQPMELCVEAGELIVETIVATDPDGDNVIMEAFGGPFEWAISPATYTPQPPTVQAVPASIDFRWQTECAHIRERPYEIQIKAKDQPPLGAKLVDFKTWSIRVVAPAPTGLTTTKLSGRRIELNWDTYNCGDAHQVEIWRRVDSYDFMPDDCVVGLPANAGYELIKVLEDSTQTVKNLTSYIDGDDGLGLAPGANYCYRLVMKFPPPEGGESYASNEACAQIGVEAPVTLNVDVIETSETTGKIYVRWEEPFDLDPVLFPGPYTYDVVRFEGKSGMLSGDTIAHNIPDLELTDTGLDTENLSYHYLIHVYQSDGTYIDFSFPASSVRLDALSEVQSITLKWSAIVPWSNVMDSLPYHRVWRDNVDDFFPDQLILIDSAKVTEEGFTYVDDGSHNGVALSDETVYSYYVETKGTYGNPSLSSYDPLLNKSQILSAQPNDTIPPCTPVDFSFDPDFDCATFLSTRGCGYDTFFNLLEWDQDGASSCDNDISSYNIYFSSTDDVDSLPFLDNVQGMQYLHDSLSSFKGCYQIAAVDRSGNVSARSERICRDNCPFIKMPNTFTPNGDGFNDYFTPFYDEKMASDQGTSEGGGGGISGFSNADCPRFVLQVKFTVFDRTGGVLYTYDSEDQSPEDTRATLIDWDGKTDSGRELESGVYYYGLEVVFDVLDPDDAKKNYKGWVKILR, encoded by the coding sequence ATGAACAAATACCTCAAGATTCAATCAATTGTTAGCCTCGGGATATTGCTGTTGCTCAGTAGAGGGACATTTGCTACGCACATTCGAGCAGGGGAAATCATCGCTGAGCGAATATCTACTTCTACGTTGACGTATCGTTTTTCTGTGATTGGATATACAGATACTGGATCCAATGTGGTGTTTGGTGGAGGAGACATAGATTTCGGGGACGGGGTAGTGCTCAATCTCATGGAGCATTCGGAGAGCAATCGTACCATTGTGTTGGAGGACGAAGTGGCTTACAATGTTTTTACGATTGTGCATACATTTCAAGGAGCTGGCCGGTATACCATTCGCTACAACGAACAAAATAGAAATGCTGGAGTAGTCAACATGTCCAATTCGGTGGACACTCCTTTTTACATACAGACCGAGTTGCTGATAGATCCACTTTTTGGGAGAAATGACACTCCCGTGTTTTTGATTCCTCCTGTGGATAAAGGAGCCGAAGGGGCCATCTTCTTACACAACCCGGGTGCCTATGATCCAGATGGAGACAGCTTGTCCTACCACATGGTTGTTCCGCAGCAGTTTTTTGACCGACCGGTCAACGATTACAAAGACCCAAATGATCCTTCCTTTTATAGTAATTATTTGGAAGGGAATCAAGAAGGGGATGGTCCGCCGACGTTTAAGATTGATTCGATCAATGGCAATTTGGAGTGGGATGCGCCGGGGACGAAAGGGGAGTACAACATCGCTTTTGTGGTCAAGGAATGGCGAGAGTACGAAGGACAATGGTTCAATCTTGGTGCAGTGACACGAGACATGCAGATCATCATCGAAGAGACAGACAACAAACCACCAGAAATCATCCAGCCCATGGAGTTATGTGTCGAAGCGGGGGAGTTGATAGTAGAGACAATCGTAGCAACGGATCCAGATGGTGACAATGTGATCATGGAGGCATTTGGTGGTCCGTTTGAATGGGCGATCAGCCCCGCAACCTACACGCCCCAGCCGCCTACTGTCCAGGCAGTGCCTGCGAGCATTGATTTTCGATGGCAGACAGAATGTGCACACATACGTGAGAGACCCTACGAGATACAGATCAAAGCCAAGGATCAACCACCTCTAGGGGCGAAATTGGTGGATTTTAAAACTTGGTCGATTCGCGTCGTGGCTCCAGCCCCGACGGGGTTGACTACTACGAAGTTATCTGGTAGACGGATCGAACTCAACTGGGATACATACAATTGTGGGGATGCACATCAAGTAGAGATCTGGAGACGTGTGGATAGCTACGATTTCATGCCGGATGATTGTGTGGTAGGATTACCCGCTAATGCAGGATATGAACTCATCAAAGTACTAGAAGATAGTACCCAAACGGTCAAAAATCTAACAAGCTATATCGATGGTGACGATGGATTAGGGTTGGCTCCTGGTGCCAACTATTGCTACCGATTGGTGATGAAGTTTCCTCCGCCAGAGGGGGGAGAAAGCTACGCCTCCAACGAGGCCTGTGCCCAAATAGGAGTGGAGGCACCAGTCACACTCAACGTAGATGTAATCGAGACGAGTGAAACGACCGGTAAAATCTATGTGAGATGGGAAGAACCCTTTGACCTGGACCCTGTATTGTTTCCAGGACCTTATACTTACGATGTGGTGCGATTTGAAGGGAAGTCAGGGATGCTGAGTGGTGATACGATTGCGCACAATATTCCTGATCTTGAGCTCACAGATACGGGCTTGGATACAGAGAACTTATCCTATCATTACCTCATTCATGTCTATCAAAGTGACGGTACGTACATTGACTTTTCGTTTCCAGCGTCCTCGGTTCGTTTGGATGCGCTCTCAGAGGTTCAAAGTATCACTCTCAAGTGGTCGGCCATCGTGCCTTGGTCCAATGTCATGGATTCTTTGCCCTATCATCGCGTATGGAGAGACAATGTTGACGATTTCTTCCCGGATCAATTGATTCTCATTGATTCGGCTAAGGTGACAGAGGAGGGATTTACGTATGTAGATGATGGATCGCACAATGGTGTAGCCCTCAGTGATGAGACAGTGTACAGCTACTATGTGGAGACTAAGGGTACTTATGGCAACCCTTCGTTGAGCAGCTATGACCCCTTGCTCAATAAGTCACAGATCTTGTCAGCCCAGCCGAACGATACCATTCCTCCATGTACACCGGTAGATTTTTCATTCGATCCAGATTTTGATTGTGCGACTTTCTTATCGACAAGAGGCTGTGGGTACGATACTTTTTTCAATCTGCTGGAGTGGGACCAAGATGGCGCTTCGTCTTGTGACAATGACATCAGCAGTTACAATATTTATTTCTCCTCTACGGATGATGTGGATTCATTGCCATTTCTAGACAATGTTCAAGGGATGCAGTATCTACATGATAGTTTGTCCTCATTTAAGGGCTGCTATCAAATTGCTGCAGTGGATCGGTCGGGCAATGTCAGTGCGCGGAGTGAACGAATATGCCGTGACAACTGTCCATTCATCAAAATGCCGAATACATTTACTCCAAATGGAGACGGGTTCAATGATTATTTTACGCCATTTTATGATGAGAAGATGGCGAGTGACCAAGGTACGAGCGAAGGAGGAGGGGGAGGGATCTCTGGCTTCTCCAATGCCGATTGTCCACGTTTTGTGTTGCAGGTAAAGTTTACGGTCTTTGACCGAACGGGCGGAGTACTGTATACGTATGATTCGGAGGACCAATCTCCAGAGGATACACGAGCGACGCTTATCGACTGGGATGGGAAGACAGATAGTGGGAGAGAATTAGAGTCAGGAGTGTATTATTATGGGTTGGAGGTCGTTTTTGATGTGTTGGACCCAGATGATGCCAAGAAAAATTACAAAGGGTGGGTCAAAATATTGAGATAG
- a CDS encoding succinate dehydrogenase cytochrome b subunit, translating to MSWFTQSISSTVGKKLLMSLTGLFLILFLVIHLAGNLQLLAGDGGKAFNMYAYNMAHNPLIKFVSYGNFFFILVHIIDGIILTRQNKSARKVKYAVSTQDSKSSWASKNMALLGIIILVFIIAHLAGFWYKFKNGSLADVVYDGVTYPNGYEVISFAFSQPLYVGFYVICMVFLGFHLSHGFSSAFQTLGLNHKKYTPFIKKLGVLYSILVAAGFAIIPIVMYLKG from the coding sequence ATGAGTTGGTTTACACAATCGATTTCCAGCACGGTAGGCAAAAAATTGCTGATGTCGTTGACTGGATTATTTCTAATTCTTTTCCTGGTGATTCACCTCGCAGGAAACCTACAGTTGCTCGCTGGTGATGGAGGCAAAGCCTTTAACATGTATGCGTACAACATGGCGCACAATCCGTTGATCAAGTTCGTCTCGTATGGAAACTTCTTTTTCATACTGGTACACATCATCGATGGGATCATCCTGACCAGACAAAACAAGTCTGCCAGGAAAGTAAAGTATGCTGTCAGTACCCAAGATTCCAAAAGTAGCTGGGCCTCTAAAAACATGGCACTCCTCGGAATCATCATTTTGGTCTTTATCATCGCTCACCTCGCAGGCTTTTGGTACAAGTTCAAAAACGGTTCGTTGGCAGACGTAGTGTACGATGGCGTCACTTACCCCAACGGGTACGAAGTGATCTCGTTCGCGTTTTCACAACCGCTCTACGTAGGTTTCTATGTCATTTGCATGGTCTTCTTAGGCTTTCACTTGTCACACGGGTTTTCTAGTGCGTTTCAGACTTTGGGTTTGAATCACAAGAAATACACCCCTTTCATCAAAAAACTCGGCGTGCTCTACTCTATTTTGGTAGCCGCTGGTTTCGCAATCATTCCGATTGTCATGTACCTGAAAGGATAA